Proteins encoded by one window of Bacillus carboniphilus:
- a CDS encoding phage tail tape measure protein, translating to MTEEVGTLRVSLSLEEASFTQSVQNINRKIKALNSEFNAARAGNKEFDESLEGLRFRSQNLSNVLNLQREKVEQLKRQYEQSASATGQNSRQTENLLIRYNQAVATMRRTESQLEDINTLIEEQSDSWRELGSRLDESGERMRELGQQTTELGDNLTTKLSLPIAAFGGAAFKSALDFDLAAGKIQAQLGLTADEAEKLNKIGQNLWENGFGENIGEAGAAVSIVARNMRDIPIEQLEAVTENALTIAETFEKDVSEVTRSANQLMKDFGLTADQAFDYITKGFQKGLDYSGEFLDVINEYSPQFKALGFSGQEFFNTLAAGAQSGAFNLDKVGDAVKEFNIRAKDGSDLTNQAFEDLNLNAEEMSLNFAKGGDQAQKSFKKVVQELSKVQDPLKKNEIGVALFGTQFEDLEKDVIAALGTTTDQFGNVEGATKDAGKAMYDNFGTRLQSVWRDLQKDMLPVGNQLLDIAENILPEVAEVVTNVTDAFNDLSPEGRNVVLTLGGIALAAGPVLSVGGRLITGFGSLTAAIGTTTVAARTATGVMPLLGVAMKAALGPIGLVISAVGLVAGAFIGAKDETKAFKVSLEDLAATQEEVSQTDQMIERFDNLQSRNRLTNDEMLKFLDLQAELERTSTPSKLDEIKVKQEELIEKSGLTNDEMQEFVDLNGKIIEMAPETQKAISSQGIAYAENTDAIRAMNQEQLKTLKIEAEQAVITRLEKEKELREENKTLVYEMNQAEEEQRELLKEIEELDRFIKEEQERINKLKAEGNELNANEIRQGEMNLEGLKESLEVLKEDREVLNNRIIKKAESIGLNNEELQQLEAATGKYEEIILGTVGLNAEKGKGLETLTNELYRLQEQKNEIDKLYAANQLTTFEYNEQITSINGQIEKLKIAKGEMENINLIAGETVYKDVIIEANLSYLDELERQLSRPVYKPVITRVENGPSIAAYADGTDYHPYNGLALVGEEGPELVYLPKGAQVFTATETKGMLNQPKGGSSTSISSSSSVVHNRFNITIPASDLEEIRTINDFFNRLEQAHNSQ from the coding sequence ATGACAGAAGAAGTTGGAACGTTAAGAGTCTCACTTTCTCTGGAGGAAGCCTCTTTTACTCAGTCAGTACAGAATATTAACCGAAAAATAAAGGCCTTAAATAGTGAGTTTAATGCTGCTAGAGCAGGCAATAAAGAGTTTGATGAGAGTTTAGAGGGGCTTAGATTCCGTTCTCAGAACCTCTCCAATGTCCTCAATCTTCAACGTGAAAAGGTTGAACAACTCAAACGCCAATATGAACAAAGTGCTTCTGCTACAGGACAAAACTCCAGGCAAACAGAAAATCTTCTCATTCGCTATAACCAAGCAGTTGCTACCATGAGGCGAACAGAATCCCAATTAGAAGACATCAACACACTAATAGAAGAACAATCTGACAGTTGGAGAGAGTTAGGAAGTAGACTGGATGAATCTGGCGAAAGAATGAGAGAATTAGGCCAGCAAACAACAGAATTGGGAGACAATCTTACTACTAAACTTTCACTACCAATCGCTGCTTTTGGAGGAGCTGCTTTTAAAAGTGCTTTAGACTTTGATCTAGCAGCGGGGAAAATCCAAGCTCAGTTAGGGCTAACTGCAGATGAAGCAGAGAAATTAAACAAAATTGGACAAAATCTTTGGGAAAATGGATTCGGTGAAAACATAGGAGAAGCGGGAGCAGCAGTATCGATAGTTGCAAGGAACATGAGAGATATTCCAATTGAACAACTCGAGGCTGTTACTGAGAATGCTCTAACGATTGCTGAAACCTTTGAAAAAGATGTATCAGAAGTGACTCGTTCAGCTAATCAATTGATGAAAGATTTTGGTCTAACTGCTGATCAAGCATTTGATTATATAACCAAAGGATTCCAAAAAGGATTAGACTATTCTGGTGAATTTTTAGATGTTATCAACGAATACTCGCCTCAATTTAAGGCTTTGGGTTTTTCCGGACAAGAATTTTTCAATACATTAGCAGCTGGTGCACAATCGGGTGCATTCAACCTCGATAAAGTCGGAGATGCAGTAAAAGAATTCAACATCAGGGCAAAAGACGGGTCTGATCTAACCAATCAAGCATTCGAGGACTTGAACCTTAATGCTGAAGAAATGTCTTTGAATTTCGCCAAGGGTGGGGACCAGGCACAGAAATCTTTTAAAAAGGTTGTACAAGAGCTCTCAAAGGTTCAAGATCCACTCAAAAAGAATGAAATTGGGGTAGCACTATTTGGAACCCAATTTGAAGACCTTGAAAAAGATGTTATAGCCGCATTAGGCACTACCACAGATCAGTTCGGTAATGTTGAGGGTGCAACAAAGGACGCAGGAAAAGCGATGTATGACAACTTTGGCACTCGTTTACAATCCGTTTGGCGGGACTTGCAAAAGGATATGCTTCCAGTCGGTAATCAGCTTTTAGACATTGCAGAAAACATATTACCAGAAGTGGCAGAAGTTGTTACAAATGTGACCGATGCATTTAACGACTTATCCCCAGAAGGTAGGAATGTAGTTTTAACTTTAGGTGGTATAGCTTTAGCAGCAGGTCCTGTATTAAGTGTCGGCGGACGGTTGATTACAGGATTCGGTTCTCTCACTGCTGCCATTGGTACGACTACAGTAGCTGCAAGAACTGCAACAGGTGTTATGCCATTATTAGGGGTAGCGATGAAAGCTGCATTGGGACCAATTGGACTAGTCATTAGTGCAGTTGGATTAGTTGCTGGAGCATTTATTGGAGCCAAGGATGAGACAAAGGCTTTCAAAGTCTCACTGGAAGATTTAGCAGCCACTCAAGAAGAGGTTAGTCAGACTGATCAAATGATAGAGCGTTTTGATAATTTACAATCAAGAAATAGGCTGACCAATGATGAAATGTTAAAATTTCTAGACCTACAGGCAGAGTTAGAAAGAACATCAACACCATCTAAACTAGATGAAATAAAAGTAAAACAAGAAGAACTCATTGAAAAGTCAGGTCTGACTAATGATGAAATGCAAGAATTTGTGGACCTTAATGGAAAAATAATTGAAATGGCACCAGAGACTCAGAAAGCTATTTCATCGCAAGGAATTGCCTACGCAGAGAACACAGATGCAATCAGAGCAATGAATCAAGAACAATTAAAAACACTGAAAATAGAAGCTGAACAAGCGGTTATAACTAGGTTAGAAAAAGAAAAAGAATTAAGAGAAGAGAATAAAACTCTTGTCTACGAAATGAACCAGGCTGAAGAAGAACAACGAGAACTTTTAAAAGAAATTGAAGAACTTGATCGATTTATAAAAGAGGAACAAGAACGTATAAACAAGTTAAAAGCCGAAGGCAATGAATTGAATGCAAATGAAATTCGCCAAGGTGAAATGAACCTAGAGGGATTAAAGGAATCCTTAGAGGTTTTGAAAGAAGATCGTGAAGTATTAAATAATCGCATAATAAAAAAGGCAGAGTCTATAGGTTTAAACAACGAGGAACTTCAACAATTAGAAGCTGCAACAGGTAAGTATGAAGAAATTATACTTGGTACCGTGGGACTGAATGCTGAAAAGGGTAAAGGACTAGAGACCCTTACAAATGAGCTCTATAGACTCCAAGAGCAAAAGAACGAAATTGATAAGCTTTATGCTGCTAACCAACTAACGACCTTCGAATACAACGAGCAGATCACTAGCATTAACGGTCAAATTGAAAAATTGAAAATAGCCAAAGGTGAAATGGAAAACATAAACTTAATTGCAGGTGAAACTGTCTACAAGGATGTCATCATAGAAGCAAACTTAAGTTACCTGGATGAATTAGAAAGGCAGTTAAGCCGACCAGTTTATAAACCAGTTATTACTAGAGTTGAGAATGGCCCATCAATCGCAGCTTATGCGGATGGAACGGATTATCATCCATACAACGGATTAGCACTTGTTGGAGAAGAGGGACCAGAGCTAGTTTACCTTCCAAAAGGTGCTCAGGTCTTTACTGCTACAGAGACGAAGGGAATGTTGAACCAACCAAAAGGAGGAAGTTCTACTTCAATTAGTTCAAGTTCAAGCGTTGTTCACAATAGATTTAATATCACAATCCCAGCTTCTGATTTAGAAGAAATAAGAACTATAAATGATTTCTTTAACCGACTAGAACAAGCCCATAATTCACAGTAA
- a CDS encoding major tail protein, with translation MPLVGLKDLYYSILTSDDGTGVVYETPKKLASAISATITPTVNSATLYADDGASETVSTLGETTVALNVKDIPKVAQADLLGHSVNSEGVLVRSASDKAPYVAIGFRSEKANGEYRYVWLYKGKFQPHTQNYQTKGDTPSFQTPTINGVFVKREHDDQWQVEVDADDAAVTDPTIIDNWFTAVYKETPPTTV, from the coding sequence ATGCCATTAGTTGGATTAAAAGATTTATATTACTCAATTTTAACAAGTGATGATGGTACTGGCGTTGTTTATGAAACTCCAAAAAAATTAGCTTCAGCAATCAGTGCAACTATAACCCCTACAGTAAATAGTGCGACATTATATGCTGACGATGGAGCTTCTGAGACTGTCTCTACATTAGGAGAAACGACAGTAGCATTAAACGTAAAGGATATTCCGAAGGTTGCACAAGCTGATTTATTAGGCCACTCTGTTAATTCAGAAGGCGTTCTAGTACGTAGTGCATCAGACAAAGCACCATATGTAGCTATTGGTTTCCGTTCCGAAAAGGCTAATGGTGAATATCGGTATGTTTGGTTGTATAAAGGGAAATTCCAACCGCACACACAAAATTACCAAACAAAAGGTGACACACCTTCATTCCAAACACCAACCATCAATGGGGTATTTGTCAAACGTGAACATGATGATCAATGGCAAGTAGAAGTGGATGCAGATGATGCAGCTGTAACGGATCCAACAATTATTGATAATTGGTTTACAGCAGTTTATAAAGAAACACCACCAACAACAGTGTAA
- a CDS encoding phage portal protein, with amino-acid sequence MAFKDLFKNMFSSNKQLEYAKLLNGYSPIFSQFGQNVYASDVVQMCIDVIASEISKLIPKHIRTNPDGMQVTVKSSLNRLLKFAPNELMTTRDFLEKIIWLLFMNCNAFIYPIYEFRTNSRGETIKEFIGLYPLNPTVVTFLQDSTNKIFIEFQFDNGTKFTLAYSDVIHLRKKFSVNDIMGGGIDGQPDNQALLKVLQINDSMLQGLEKGIKTSLSIRGILKINTMLDDANQKAEREKFETAIASGKTGIMPMDLKGDYIPIKPDIKLIDKDTLEFLENKILRYYGVSVPILSGDFTDEQYQAFYEKTLEPIILSFAQAFSKTLFSQRELDFGNEIVFYQKNMMYLSTNAKLNLLKTAGEQGLLSDNQKLALLGYPPIPDGDRRTMSLNYIDVSLANAYQMGRKNNGKGGIEDE; translated from the coding sequence TTGGCTTTTAAAGATTTATTTAAAAATATGTTTTCTAGTAATAAGCAGTTGGAATACGCAAAGCTTTTGAATGGGTACAGTCCAATATTTTCTCAGTTTGGTCAGAATGTTTATGCTTCGGATGTTGTGCAAATGTGTATTGATGTTATAGCCAGTGAAATTAGTAAGCTTATTCCCAAACATATACGTACCAATCCTGATGGTATGCAGGTGACAGTAAAGAGTAGTCTCAACAGATTATTAAAGTTCGCACCTAATGAACTAATGACGACTAGAGACTTTCTTGAAAAAATAATCTGGCTATTATTCATGAACTGTAATGCTTTTATTTATCCGATTTATGAATTTCGTACCAACTCAAGAGGAGAGACCATTAAAGAATTTATCGGGCTATACCCATTAAATCCTACTGTGGTTACTTTTCTGCAAGATTCGACGAATAAAATTTTCATTGAATTCCAATTTGATAATGGAACTAAGTTCACCTTAGCTTATTCCGATGTTATTCATTTACGAAAAAAATTCTCAGTGAATGACATAATGGGTGGAGGCATAGATGGACAGCCAGACAATCAAGCCTTGCTAAAAGTGCTGCAGATTAACGACAGTATGTTACAAGGATTGGAAAAAGGAATCAAAACTAGTCTTTCAATTAGAGGGATATTAAAAATCAATACAATGCTCGATGATGCTAATCAAAAAGCGGAGCGGGAGAAGTTCGAAACTGCTATTGCAAGTGGAAAAACTGGTATTATGCCTATGGATTTAAAGGGTGATTACATTCCCATTAAGCCCGATATCAAACTGATTGATAAAGACACATTAGAATTCTTGGAAAATAAGATTCTCAGATATTATGGTGTGTCTGTACCTATTTTAAGTGGGGATTTTACCGATGAACAATATCAAGCCTTCTATGAAAAGACACTTGAACCAATTATTCTGAGTTTTGCACAGGCCTTTTCCAAGACTTTATTTTCTCAGCGAGAACTTGATTTCGGAAATGAGATTGTTTTCTATCAAAAAAATATGATGTACCTGAGTACAAACGCCAAACTTAATCTCTTAAAGACTGCTGGTGAACAAGGGCTTCTCTCTGATAATCAAAAATTGGCTCTTTTGGGGTATCCCCCAATTCCAGATGGAGATAGAAGAACCATGTCCCTCAATTATATCGATGTGAGTTTAGCAAACGCCTATCAAATGGGTAGAAAAAACAATGGAAAAGGAGGCATTGAGGATGAGTAA
- a CDS encoding phage major capsid protein, producing the protein MKKKLLALLKKKEERKKELGTKSSAASTVEELRSINAELDTLNGEIAEMRSMIDEMPDDDEPNGDPQQRSQEPGNPQQRNQPVGVTNVMGAYGFNQGNPQQPNQRSVDKLDTPEYRSAFMDYVTKGVRSDNLEFRADATTGTGDIGAVLPTTILNKIVEKLKDHGRIWSRVTKTSLQGGVEIPLSNAKPAATWVAAGTMSDKQKKTTSGAITFSYHKLQCRVAVELVAGTVALPVFEQTVTENIYEAMIVALEEAIINGTGVGQPLGIAKDTAIPAEQIVTLAAADFGKYETWTSVFGKLPRKYRNGAVLIMADADWTKYIEGMVDSTGQPIARVTYGLDGTQQEKLLGKDVLAIEDYLSSVDDAVSGDVVGIVCKLSDYMVNSNMQMTFKRYFSDDTDEWISKSTLIADGKLADRNGVVLIKKAATV; encoded by the coding sequence ATGAAGAAGAAACTGTTAGCTTTATTAAAGAAAAAAGAGGAAAGAAAAAAGGAACTTGGAACAAAATCTAGTGCTGCTTCAACTGTAGAAGAATTACGCAGTATCAATGCGGAATTAGACACTCTTAATGGTGAAATTGCAGAAATGAGAAGCATGATTGATGAAATGCCAGATGATGATGAGCCTAATGGCGACCCACAACAACGTAGTCAAGAGCCTGGAAACCCTCAACAACGCAACCAACCAGTTGGGGTAACAAATGTAATGGGTGCCTATGGATTTAACCAAGGGAACCCACAACAACCTAATCAACGTTCGGTTGATAAGCTTGATACTCCTGAATATCGCTCTGCCTTTATGGACTATGTAACAAAGGGCGTTCGTTCAGATAACCTTGAATTTCGTGCTGATGCCACTACGGGGACTGGTGATATCGGAGCTGTATTACCAACAACTATTCTAAATAAGATTGTTGAAAAGTTAAAAGATCATGGTCGTATTTGGTCAAGGGTTACTAAAACTAGCCTCCAAGGCGGTGTAGAAATTCCGCTATCAAATGCAAAACCAGCGGCTACGTGGGTTGCTGCAGGCACCATGTCTGACAAACAAAAGAAAACAACAAGCGGTGCCATTACTTTCTCATATCACAAATTACAATGTCGTGTTGCTGTTGAGTTAGTTGCAGGAACTGTCGCATTGCCTGTATTTGAGCAAACAGTCACAGAAAACATTTACGAAGCTATGATCGTGGCGCTTGAAGAAGCTATTATCAATGGTACTGGCGTTGGCCAACCGTTAGGTATTGCTAAAGATACAGCGATTCCAGCAGAACAAATTGTCACTTTAGCTGCTGCAGATTTCGGTAAATATGAAACTTGGACCTCTGTATTTGGTAAATTACCTCGCAAATACAGAAATGGTGCAGTCTTAATTATGGCTGATGCTGACTGGACTAAATATATTGAGGGTATGGTTGATTCAACTGGCCAACCAATTGCTCGTGTAACATATGGGCTTGATGGAACTCAGCAAGAGAAATTACTTGGTAAAGATGTATTGGCAATTGAAGATTACCTTTCATCTGTTGATGATGCGGTATCAGGTGATGTTGTGGGTATTGTCTGTAAGCTTTCTGATTACATGGTAAACAGCAACATGCAAATGACATTCAAACGTTACTTCAGTGATGATACAGATGAATGGATTAGCAAGTCGACTTTAATTGCTGATGGTAAACTTGCTGATCGAAATGGAGTCGTGCTAATTAAGAAGGCTGCAACTGTTTAA
- a CDS encoding HK97 family phage prohead protease → MSKNQFPVKTGPVKRNFGIADLRAVDDGNYIEGHPAIYDQITNIGGWFQEVIERGAFDGCDFDDVLFSVNHDLRKIPLARSRRNNGNSTMQLRTDERGLYIKASLDVENNSEARALHSAVKREDINGMSFIFFVDEEKWEDLESDMPTRRIQKISRVIEVSAVNFPAYSGTDINARDQSVLDNAAKALENARSQLDNSNSELEILKLKNEILMKG, encoded by the coding sequence ATGAGTAAAAACCAATTTCCAGTAAAAACAGGGCCTGTAAAACGTAATTTTGGAATTGCGGATCTTCGTGCGGTTGATGATGGTAATTATATCGAAGGTCATCCAGCCATATATGATCAAATTACGAATATCGGAGGCTGGTTCCAAGAAGTAATTGAACGAGGAGCCTTTGATGGATGCGATTTTGATGATGTTTTATTTAGTGTGAACCATGATCTAAGAAAAATCCCTCTTGCCCGAAGTAGGAGAAACAATGGTAACTCAACCATGCAACTACGCACGGATGAGAGAGGTTTATATATAAAAGCTAGCCTCGATGTTGAAAATAATAGTGAGGCAAGAGCTCTTCATAGTGCAGTAAAAAGAGAGGACATCAATGGGATGTCTTTTATTTTTTTCGTTGATGAAGAGAAATGGGAAGACCTTGAAAGCGACATGCCGACAAGGCGTATTCAAAAGATTTCAAGAGTAATAGAGGTTAGTGCTGTCAATTTCCCGGCATATTCGGGAACTGACATAAATGCTCGTGACCAGTCTGTGTTGGATAACGCAGCAAAGGCATTGGAAAATGCCCGGTCTCAGTTGGATAACTCGAACAGCGAGCTTGAAATATTAAAACTAAAAAATGAAATTTTGATGAAAGGTTAA
- a CDS encoding HK97-gp10 family putative phage morphogenesis protein gives MPMELSGMSQLLSNLQQRFKITEELAREALHAGAEVLKVKMEELAPRSSFQGEHLADHIIITAIRNGTLDVGPHKDFFYAHFLEFGTSKMPAHPFAQPAFEACKEQVQMAMMNVIRRGLRI, from the coding sequence ATGCCAATGGAACTTTCAGGTATGAGTCAATTACTCTCAAATCTTCAACAACGTTTTAAAATAACCGAAGAATTAGCAAGGGAAGCGCTCCATGCTGGGGCAGAAGTGTTAAAAGTAAAAATGGAGGAATTGGCTCCGCGATCTTCTTTTCAAGGGGAACACTTGGCTGACCATATTATTATTACAGCAATTCGAAATGGCACACTTGACGTTGGTCCTCATAAGGACTTTTTTTATGCGCATTTTTTAGAATTTGGTACATCAAAAATGCCAGCTCACCCTTTTGCTCAACCAGCATTTGAGGCATGTAAGGAGCAAGTACAAATGGCAATGATGAATGTAATCAGAAGAGGGTTACGCATATGA
- the gpG gene encoding phage tail assembly chaperone G: MNIALRINGEEKIFTTAFIPGLVLRKLAEYQLTMDFRRLSPDETDKLVELVCLSFGNQFTLDEFYNGVDRRELMTEILRILFVDINDPDGKKK; the protein is encoded by the coding sequence ATGAATATAGCTTTAAGAATAAATGGTGAAGAAAAAATTTTTACTACTGCATTTATTCCAGGATTGGTGTTAAGAAAATTAGCTGAATATCAACTGACAATGGATTTTAGAAGGTTGTCTCCAGATGAAACAGACAAACTAGTTGAACTGGTATGTCTTTCTTTTGGAAATCAGTTCACGCTAGATGAATTCTACAACGGTGTAGACCGCAGAGAACTAATGACTGAAATATTACGAATTTTATTTGTTGATATAAACGACCCTGATGGTAAAAAAAAATAA
- a CDS encoding terminase large subunit produces MSLVKHPLNNPYEFEGTHSYLLEYISKCKSGDILIGQELMMMLDKLLTHFDDPEIKIDFTDGHKRIKFIETKCKHFEAPFAGKPFLLELFQKAFVEAIYIFKIFDEEINRYVRLYQDILFLVARKNGKTPLISALCLAEFFCGEMGTRILCSSNDYEQADLMFQAINSMREESKTLSNVTRSNIKGIFFGNPKKPKKTGKFSYKNKGQIKKISAKTGAKEGKNIKVGAVDEVHELKDNTSTMPIRQAVSTQDEPLYIELTTEGVINEGYLDERLREARQVLNGELERPRWLIWLYTQDSEQEVWQDEKSWDKSNPGNGVIKKRSFLRKMIEEAKTSKSMRVFVLSKDFNIKQNNASAWLTPEDIKNEETFDIEEFRNGFAIGAVDLSKSGDLADARILLMKPGSQKKYMLTKYFIPASKLEELNREDREMFKEWIRQDLIAVSPGNENDFSLVTAWFVKLFKDYGIRVYKTGYDKWSAIYWSKEMEDYGFDCVRVSQDWGSMSEPMKLVEADLKSNLINYNNHPIDKWCLENTALNINSKMEIMPVKVQGKEDKKIDGAVTMIIAYKVYIDNRTEFLSLVGR; encoded by the coding sequence ATGAGTTTAGTTAAACACCCTCTAAATAACCCTTATGAATTTGAGGGCACTCATTCCTATCTTTTGGAGTATATCAGTAAGTGTAAATCTGGAGATATTTTAATTGGGCAAGAGTTAATGATGATGCTAGACAAGTTACTTACTCATTTTGATGATCCAGAAATTAAAATAGATTTTACCGATGGACACAAACGGATTAAATTTATAGAGACAAAGTGTAAGCATTTTGAAGCACCATTTGCTGGGAAACCCTTTCTACTGGAGCTTTTTCAAAAGGCATTTGTCGAAGCAATTTATATATTTAAAATATTTGATGAAGAAATCAATAGATATGTAAGGCTTTATCAAGATATTTTATTCTTGGTTGCCAGAAAAAATGGAAAAACCCCACTAATCTCAGCTCTTTGTTTAGCTGAGTTTTTTTGTGGAGAAATGGGTACAAGAATCCTTTGTTCAAGCAACGATTATGAGCAAGCAGATCTAATGTTTCAAGCAATTAACTCAATGAGAGAGGAAAGTAAGACCCTTTCGAATGTAACAAGAAGTAATATCAAGGGTATTTTCTTTGGAAACCCTAAGAAGCCAAAGAAGACGGGCAAGTTTAGCTATAAAAACAAAGGACAGATTAAAAAGATATCTGCAAAAACAGGTGCTAAAGAAGGAAAAAATATTAAGGTGGGCGCAGTTGATGAGGTCCATGAGTTGAAAGACAATACATCCACCATGCCAATTCGACAAGCGGTATCAACTCAAGATGAACCACTTTATATTGAACTAACAACAGAAGGTGTCATAAATGAAGGGTATCTTGACGAACGGTTACGCGAAGCTAGACAAGTTTTAAATGGTGAACTAGAAAGACCTAGATGGTTAATCTGGCTTTATACACAGGATAGTGAGCAAGAAGTGTGGCAAGATGAGAAATCATGGGACAAATCGAATCCTGGTAATGGAGTGATTAAGAAAAGAAGCTTCCTTAGGAAGATGATTGAAGAAGCAAAGACTAGTAAATCTATGCGGGTATTCGTTTTATCTAAGGATTTTAATATCAAACAGAATAACGCTTCTGCATGGCTTACTCCTGAGGACATCAAAAATGAAGAGACCTTCGATATTGAAGAATTCCGTAACGGATTCGCAATTGGAGCAGTTGACCTTTCGAAATCTGGCGACTTAGCCGATGCTAGGATACTTTTAATGAAACCAGGTAGCCAAAAGAAATATATGTTGACCAAATATTTTATTCCTGCATCAAAGTTAGAAGAATTAAATCGTGAAGACCGAGAAATGTTTAAGGAATGGATTAGACAGGACCTTATCGCTGTGTCTCCAGGTAACGAAAATGATTTTAGTCTAGTTACTGCATGGTTTGTAAAACTATTTAAAGACTATGGTATTCGGGTCTATAAAACTGGCTATGACAAATGGTCAGCTATTTATTGGTCAAAGGAAATGGAGGACTATGGGTTTGATTGTGTTCGAGTAAGTCAAGATTGGGGCAGTATGTCAGAACCTATGAAACTTGTAGAAGCAGATTTGAAAAGTAATCTTATTAACTACAACAATCATCCTATCGATAAGTGGTGTTTAGAAAATACAGCTTTAAATATTAACTCAAAGATGGAAATCATGCCTGTTAAAGTCCAGGGTAAAGAAGATAAGAAGATTGATGGTGCTGTGACGATGATCATTGCTTACAAGGTTTACATTGATAACCGAACGGAATTCCTTTCACTAGTAGGGAGGTGA